Proteins encoded in a region of the Zea mays cultivar B73 chromosome 4, Zm-B73-REFERENCE-NAM-5.0, whole genome shotgun sequence genome:
- the LOC103653241 gene encoding 3-ketoacyl-CoA thiolase 2, peroxisomal → MGITSKNIAHRYGVTRQEQDQTAVSSSLSINCNSSQVSDGAGAVLLMKRSVALKKGLPILGVFRSFAAVGVDPADMGVGPAVAIPAAVKFAGLEIGDIDLFELNEFVYCCNKLGLDRSKVNVNGGAIALGHPLDATGARCMATLLNEMKRQGIDCRFGVVTMCID, encoded by the exons ATGGGAATTACTTCTAAAAATATTGCCCATCGATATGGTGTAACCAGGCAAGAGCAAGATCAGACCGCCGTGAGTTCCTCATTAAGCATCAACT GCAATTCCAGTCAAGTGAGTGATGGTGCTGGAGCTGTTCTTCTCATGAAAAGATCTGTGGCTCTTAAGAAAGGGCTGCCCATTCTTGGTGTTTTCAG GAGCTTTGCCGCTGTTGGAGTGGATCCAGCTGATATGGGCGTTGGTCCTGCTGTGGCCATTCCTGCTGCTGTGAAGTTTGCAGGCCTTGAAATTGGAGACATTGATTTGTTTGAACTGAATGAG TTTGTCTATTGCTGCAACAAGTTGGGACTGGACCGTTCTAAAGTAAATGTAAATGGAGGCGCGATTGCCCTTGGACACCCTCTGGATGCAACAG GTGCCCGATGCATGGCTACTCTTCTAAATGAAATGAAGCGCCAGGGCATAGACTGCAGATTTGGTGTTGTCACCATGTGTATCGATTAG